In Bacteroidales bacterium, the sequence CACTTACAATGCCGGTGGATGAAAGGTTTATCATTTTGATGGCTGATAATCCCTCATCGGCGAAATTGCCGGAATGTGGCATTTGCAGGTTGTATTCCACCTCCATATCGAAAATTTCGCCGGTTGATGGCCGGTAAACCTTGAAGGTCATCAGCTCCATATCATCAAAGCCATCTTTAAAAGTAGTTAATTGGTCATCGGCATTGGCGATGAGAATGAAATTGCTTTTTGGATCAATAATTTCAGCTACGCCATGACAGATTTCCTGTTCTGAAAAAACGCCGATCACGTCGCCGGGGAGCAGTCCCTGAGTGTGATCTCCTTCGATGACAATCAGATGCGAAGAACCTGTAACAACGACTTCATTCCAGGGATGATCTGGATGCTTTTCCTGGGGAAGCTGAGCTGTCCAGGTGTTTTTAGCGTTTTCAGGAAACGTCACGGAACCGGATGAATTGAGGTAAGCATAATAAGCTTTTCCCGGCAGCAGGCTTCCCAATGTGTTGATGCCAAAGGCAGGCCAGTACACGCCAACCCCGGCCACATCTTTAACCAACTCGACGCTCGTTCCTGCGAAAAGTGAAACCACGTTCACCGGTTGGTTAGTTATAACCGGAACGAGACTCCATCCTGCATTTATCCCGAAAACCTTGTTGGATTCCTCTGCACCGCTGATCTCCAGCACATCCGGCGCACTCATTTTCACTTTATATGCCGATTGTGGCTGCCAGATGCCGATGGTATTTATTCCACCTGACGGATAATAGGCCTGTGTCATGGTTTGGGCAATGATAAAATTGCTGCCCAGTGGGTCAAATATGCTCACCATGTTGTCGTTTGCTGGCATTACAAAACTCGAAAGACCACTCCATCCTGCGGGTAGTGGGATGCTGTGCGTCATCAGCTCATCGCCCCAGAATATGCGGTTAAACTGATCTTTCTCAAAAGGAGTTCCTGCAAAACCACCAAAGGCATTTTCAAAAGTAACCTCCCCCTGATCAACAGATTTCACCACATTATAATTGCCTCCCCAGCTATTCATCGGAAAATTGGCTTCTGGTATCGTAATGGTCTGATTATTATTGATTGTAAGCAAAGTTCCGCCAGCTATTCCATTTTGAAAGGTTGATTTCAGGAAAGGCAACATGGGATTGATGGCTGCACCGTCTTTGATGTGTATCCCCATCTCGCCCATCCGCTCAAATATAGCATATTGTGCACCGATGGTTCCCCCTGAATTGACTTCGAGACTGAAATAGCCGGGTGAGGTGACCAGCGCAGAGAAAGCAGTGGAACCTAAAAGGTTCAGACTGCCTCCATTATTCACCAACAGGGTGCGGTTATTTCCCATGCTGAGGGTAGCGCCTTCGTTAAGGTTCATTTCACCGGCACTAATGTTGAGGTCGCCGTCAACATGCAGCGTTGCTCCCTGGGTGATGGTAATG encodes:
- a CDS encoding T9SS type A sorting domain-containing protein encodes the protein MKHIILFTISCFISGISFSQVMYSETHITITQGATLHVDGDLNISAGEMNLNEGATLSMGNNRTLLVNNGGSLNLLGSTAFSALVTSPGYFSLEVNSGGTIGAQYAIFERMGEMGIHIKDGAAINPMLPFLKSTFQNGIAGGTLLTINNNQTITIPEANFPMNSWGGNYNVVKSVDQGEVTFENAFGGFAGTPFEKDQFNRIFWGDELMTHSIPLPAGWSGLSSFVMPANDNMVSIFDPLGSNFIIAQTMTQAYYPSGGINTIGIWQPQSAYKVKMSAPDVLEISGAEESNKVFGINAGWSLVPVITNQPVNVVSLFAGTSVELVKDVAGVGVYWPAFGINTLGSLLPGKAYYAYLNSSGSVTFPENAKNTWTAQLPQEKHPDHPWNEVVVTGSSHLIVIEGDHTQGLLPGDVIGVFSEQEICHGVAEIIDPKSNFILIANADDQLTTFKDGFDDMELMTFKVYRPSTGEIFDMEVEYNLQMPHSGNFADEGLSAIKMINLSSTGIVSGFSPNINVYPNPTDGLVWISGISDFSKIEVIGSLGTTIMTIVNVGQKELSVDLSDLQSGVYQFKLSGEKGTLVKRVVKSLL